ACGGACGGATGTAGCTTGTGTTCGTCCTCGATGCTTCCGTCACGATGCGGTGGTACTTCGAGGCCGGCTCTCATCCGCGGGCGGATGCGATCCTCGACAGGCTCGCCTCCTTCGCGGACACCGCGGTGGTGCCAACGATCTGGCGATACGAGGTCAGCGCCGTCCTCGCGCGTGCGCAATCGAAAGACGGCGCCTCTGCGGAAGACGCGTCCGAGTTTCTGGATGATCTCGGATATCTGCCGATCCAGATCGACAGCGACGCGCTGATCTTCGAGCACGTGCACGGCATCGCGACGAAGTTTCGTCTCACGACCTACGATGCCGCCTATCTCGAGCTGGCTCGGAGGAAGCAGCTGCCCCTGGCATCGCTGGATACGAAGCTTGTCGCAGCTTGCCGGCTCGCCGGGGTGCCGCTGTTATGATCGGAAGAAGGTAGAAGGTGCCAGTCGGCCTATAAGCCGGGTTCTGTACGGCCCGACGCCTTGCGGCCTCGGACGTGACGGCCATTCCTCTGGGACGGCCGTTGCCGGCCGCCTCGAGCAACCAACCCGGGCGACGGTCGTCAGACGGACCTGAAGCTTGCGCTTCGTGTCGCCCCTATTCGGTCTTGCTCCCGGTGGGGCTTGCCGTGCCGTCCCTGTTGCCAGGCCCGCGGTGCGCTCTTACCGCACCCTTTCACCCTTACCGGTCTCGCGACCGGCGGTTTGCTTTCTGTGGCGCTATCCCTGGGGTCGCCCCCGCCGGACGTTATCCGGCACCGTGTCTCACTGGAGCCCGGACTTTCCTCCGCTCCGCCGATTTTGAATCGTCGGAGCGGCGGCCGTCCGGCCGACTGGCCGCGCGGGATTAGGGGCTGGCGCCGACGCGGTCAATTCGCTTCATGAATTTGCCCGAGGCGGCGGGCATCAAGGCCGCCACCTCGATCCCGGGACTCGAATGCGTCGCCTCCTCAACGGCCTCGTGCTGGCTGCCTCTCTCGTCCTCTGCGGCTGCGCGATCCGGCAGCCGCCGCCACCGGGTGTGGTCGCGGCCCCGGCTGGCATGACGTCGGGGCCCGCCTGTCGCGTCTTCGACGAGGACATGTTCGGCCGCCGCTACTGCCGCGTCCGCTATGTCTACGGCAGCGGCTCGTGACCGCCCTGCTCCAGCCCGACAGCGCGCTCGTCGCCGAGCTAGCGCCCTCGCCCAACTTCGGCGACCGCCGCGGCAAGCCGATCGACGCGCTGATCCTGCACTATACCGGGATGGCGACCGGCGCCGGCGCGCTGGCGCGGCTCACCGACGCCAGCTCCGGAGTCTCCTGCCACTATCTCGTCTGGGAGGACGGCCGCATCGTCCAGCTCGTCGCCGAGGCGGCGCGCGCCTGGCACGCCGGCCGCTCGTTCTGGGCGGGCGAGGACGACATGAACTCGGTGTCGATCGGCATCGAGATGGTGAACGGCGGCAGCATCGGCGGCTCTCCGCCCTACCCCGCCGCGCAGGTCGAGGCCGTCGCGGCCTTGGCGAAGGACATCTGCCGACGCCGCGGGATCGCGCCGCATCGCGTGCTGGGCCATTCCGACATCGCGCCGGATCGCAAGGACGATCCCGGCGCGTGGTTCCCGTGGCCGGTCCTCGCCGCCCAGGATGTCGGCCTATGGTTCGACCCGCCGCCGCCCGACGCCACGGCCCATCTGGCACCGGGTGCGACGGGCGACGCGGTGCGCCGGCTCCAGGCCATGCTGGCCGACATCGGCTACGGTTGCCCCGTAACCGGTCACTTCGACGTGACCACAGAGGCTGCGGTCACCGCTTTCCAGCGTCATTGGCGTCCCGCCCGCGTCGACGGGCGGCTCGATTCCTCTACGCAAACGGCTATGGCGGCTGCGTGGGATATAATACCACGACGTTGATCGTCCGATGCAACGGATGGCAGGCAAGCGGGTTTTTGAAGCACCTCCCGCAGCGTGCAAAGCGGAGAGAATGGAGGGAAATGTGAAGCTCAAGATGCTGGGGCTCCTTGGAGCCCTTATTTTCGCGGCGCCCGTCGCCGCTGTCGCCGCCCCCGCGGGCGGCCTCACCGCCGAGTCGGCCGCTCCGGCGATCGTCGCTCCGGCTGTCGACACCAACGCTGCTGCCACGCCCGGCACCTCCGCCAAGATCGAGAAGGTCTGGTGGCGTCGCGGCTGGGGCTGGCGCGGTTACGGCTGGCGTGGCTACGGCTGGCGCGGCTACGGCTGGGGCTGGCGCGGCTACGGCTGGCGTCGTCCGTACTGGGGCTGGCGCCGCCGCTACTGGTGGTAAGCCGTCCCGCATTTGCGTGACGTTTCGAGCCGGGGCGAAAGCCCCGGCTTTTTCGTAGGCCTATTCCGCCGCGACGGCCTGCTCGGCGACGGGGTCGTAGTTGAGGATCGGCGCCAGCCAGCGCTCCATCTCGGCGACGTCCATGCCCTTGCGCCGGGCGTAGTCCTCGACCTGGTCGCGCTCGATCTTGGCGACCCCGAAGTAGGCTGCCTCGGGATGCGCGAGGTAGAGCCCGGAGACCGACGAGCCCGGCCACATGGCGTAGCTCTCGGTGAGCTTCACGCCGACGCGGCGCTCCGCCTTGAGGAGGTCGAACAGCGTGACCTTCTCGGTATGGTCGGGCTGCGAGGGATAGCCCGGCGCCGGACGGATGCCGCGGTAGGTCTCCTCGAGCAGCTCCTCGGCGGAGAGCGCGGGGCCCGTCTCGTAGGCCCAGAACTCGCGCCGCACGCGCTCGTGCATCCACTCCGCGAAGGCTTCCGCGATCCGGTCGGCGAGCGCCTTGACCATGATCGACGAGTAGTCGTCGTTGGCGCGCGAGAAGCGCTCGGAGATGCGCTCCTCGTTGGCGCCGGCGGTGACGACGAAGCCGCCGATATAGTCCGCCTTCCCACTGTCCTTCGGGGCGAGATAGTCGGAGAGCGCGACGTTCGCCCGCCCGTCGCGCTTGATGAGCTGCTGGCGCAGCGTGTGCAGCGTCGCCAGCCGCTCGCCGCGCGACTCGCCCGTGTAGAGCTCGATGTCGTCGCCGACCGCGTTGGCCGGCCAGAAGCCGATGACGCCCTTGGGATCGAACCAGCGCTCCTCGACGATCTTCTTCACCATCGCCTGCGCATCGTCGAACAGCGCGCGCGCGGCCTCGCCCCTCTCGGGATCGTCGAGCAGCGCGGGATAGCGGCCCTTCATCTCCCAGGTGTGGAAGAACGGCGTCCAGTCGATGTACCTCGCAAGATCGGCGATGTCGGGCGCGGACATCACGCGCGTGCCGGTGAAGACCGGCTTCGGCGGATCGTAGGAGGCCCAATCGATCTTCGGCGCATTCGCGCGGGCCTTGGCCAGCGGCAGGCGCGCCTTGTCGCGCTCGCCCTTGGCATGCGCCTCGGCGACCTTCTGGTACTCGGCGCGGATCGTCTCGACATACTTGTCGCGCTGGCTCTCGGTCAGCAGCGACTGAACGACGCCGACGGCGCGGCTCGCATCGGTGACGTAGACGGCCTGCCCGCGCTTGTAGTTCGGGTGGATCTTCACCGCCGTGTGCACGCGGCTCGTCGTCGCGCCGCCGATCAGCAGCGGGATGTCGAAGCCTTCGCGCTCCATCTCGGCCGCGACGAAGCTCATCTCCTCGAGCGACGGCGTGATGAGGCCCGAAAGCCCGATCGCGTCGACGTCATGCTCGCGCGCGGTGTCGAGGATCTTCTTCGCCGGCACCATCACGCCGAGATCGATGATGTCGTAGTTGTTGCAGGCGAGCACGACGCCGACGATGTTCTTGCCGATGTCGTGCACGTCGCCCTTGACGGTCGCCATCAGGATCTTGCCCTTGCCGCGCTTGTCGATCTTGCCCTCGGCCTCGGCGCGCTTCTTCTCCTCCTCCATGTACGGCAGGAGATAGGCGACGGCCTTCTTCATCACGCGCGCGGACTTCACCACCTGCGGCAGGAACATCTTTCCCGAGCCGAAGAGGTCGCCGACGACGTTCATGCCGTCCATCAGCGGGCCCTCGATCACGTCGAGCGTGCGGCTCGACATGCCGCGCGCCTCCTCGGTGTCCTCCTCGACGAACTCGGTGATGCCGTTGACGAGCGCATGCTGCAGGCGCTTCGCCACCGGCGCCTCGCGCCAGGCGAGATCCTTGCCCTGCTTCTCGGCGCCCTTGCCCTTGAAGCTCTCGGCCAGCTCGAGCAGCCGCTCGGTCGCGTCCTCGCGACGGTTCAGCACGACGTCCTCGCACGCCTCGCGCAGCGTCGGCTCGATGTCCTCGTAGACGCCGAGCTGGCCGGCATTGACGATGCCCATGTCCATGCCCGCGGCGATCGCGTGGTAGAGGAACACGGAGTGCATCGCCTCGCGCACGCGCTCGTTGCCGCGGAACGAGAAGGAGAGGTTCGAGACGCCGCCCGAGATGTGGACGAGCGGATGCCGCTTGCGGATCTCGCGCGCCGCCTCGATGAAGTCGACGCCGTAGTTGTTGTGCTCCTCGATGCCCGTCGCCACCGCGAAGATGTTGGGATCGAAGATGATGTCCTGCGGCGGGAAGCCGACCACCTCGGTCAGGATCTTGTAGGCCCGCGAGCAGATCTCGACCTTGCGGTCCTTGGTGTCGGCTTGGCCCTTCTCGTCGAAGGCCATCACGACGACCGCGGCGCCGTAGCGACGCACCGTCCTCGCATCGGCGATGAACTTCTCCTCGCCCTCCTTCATCGAGATCGAGTTGACGACGGCCTTGCCCTGCACGCACTTCAGGCCGGCCTCGATGATCGCGAACTTCGAGGAGTCGATCATGATCGGCACGCGCGCGATGTCGGGCTCGGCGGCGACGAGGTTCAGGTAGTCGACCATCGCCTTCTCGGAGTCGAGCAGGCCCTCGTCCATGTTGATGTCAATGACCTGCGCGCCGTTGGCGACCTGGTCGCGCGCGACGTCGAGCGCCTCGGCGAGCTGGCCTTCCTTGATCAGCTTGCGGAACTTGGCCGAGCCGGTGACGTTCGTGCGCTCGCCGACGTTGACGAAGCGGATGTCCGACGTCAGCGTGAACGGTTCGAGACCCGACAGTCTGAGGCGCGGCTCGATCGTCGGCACCTCGCGCGGCTTGATGCCCTCGATCGCCTTGGCGATCGCCGCGATGTGCTCCGGCGTCGTGCCGCAGCAGCCGCCCAAAATGTTGACGAGGCCGCTCTCTGCGAACTCCTTGACGAGGCCGGCCATGTACTCCGGGCTCTCGTCGTAGAGGCCGAACTCGTTGGGCAGGCCGGCATTCGGATAGGCGCAGATCAGCGTGTCGGCGACGCGCGACAGCTCGGCCAGATGCGCGCGCATCTCGCGCGCGCCGAGCGCGCAGTTCAAGCCCACGGAGAGCGGCTTCACGTGCTCCATCGAGGTCCAGAACGCCGTCGGCGTCTGGCCCGAAAGCGTGCGGCCGGAGAGGTCGGTGATCGTGCCCGAGACCATGATCGGCAGGTCGCAGCCGAGCTCCGCGTAGGCGGCCTCGATGCCGGCGAACGCGGCCTTGGCGTTCAGCGTGTCGAAGATCGTCTCGATCACCAGGATGTCGGCGCCGCCCTCGATCAGCCCCTTGGCGGCCTCGGCGTAGGCGTCGCGCAACGCATCGAAGGTGACGGCGCGAAAGCCGGGATTGTTGACGTCGGGCGAGATCGAGGCCGTGCGGTTCGTCGGCCCGAGCGAGCCGACGACGAAGCGGCGCTTGCCGTCCTCCTTCGTCGCGCGGTCGCAGGCGTTGCGCGACAGCCGCGCGCCCTCGCGGTTGAGCTCGGGCACCAGCTCTTCCATGCCGTAGTCGGCCTGGGCGATGGTCGTCGAGGAGAAGGTGTTGGTCGCAACGAGATCGGCGCCCGCCTTGGCGTAGGCGTAGTGGATGTCCTCGATCGCCTGCGGCTGGGTCAGGATTAGAAGATCGTTATTGCCGCGGACGTCCTGCTTCCAGTCCTTGAAGCGCTCGCCGCGGAACTGCTCCTCGGTGAACCTGTGCTGCTGGATCATCGTGCCCATGGCACCGTCGAGCACCAGGATGCGCTCGCGCGCGGCGTCTAGAAGAGCTTGCCGAATCTCGCTGGTCTTATCGCTCACACGAAGCTCCAAATGAAAGGGGAACGGATCATCATCTTCCCGCAGGGAAGAAAGTCTCAGGTGTTTGGAGCGCGATACCAATCAAGATGAGACTTACAGAAGCAATGCCGCCCGGGCGCCCGGCAAGCCATTTTGCCATTGGATACCATCGCGTCCCAGGATCTGGCTTCGCCGAAGTTGTCGTTATTCCAAGCTCGTTGTCGAAGAGATCTTTCAAGTTCTCAGTTCTCGTTAGCAAAATACCGACGGCGATTATGAGAACGCCGAGAGCATTTGCGATAAAGCCAATCTCGTAAAGTCTGTGCTCGAGCAGACAGGTCATGCCGACTCGCTCATTCAGGCTGCTTTCTGTTCGCGATAGACCGGCCGCATGCCGAGGAGATGGCAGATCGCATAGACGAGATCGGCCCGGTTCATCGTGTAGAAGTGGAAATTGTAGATGCCGCGGTCGACGAGATCGAGCACCTGCTCGGCGGCGACGGTCGCCGCCACGAGGCGACGCGTTGCCGGGTCGTCGTCGAGCCCCTCGAAACGCTCGGCGAGCCAGGCCGGCACCGAGGCGCCGGCGCGCTTGGCGAAGCCCGCCGTCTGCTTGAAATTCTGCACCGGCACGATGCCGGGCACGATCGGAATGTTGATGCCCTTCGCCCGCACCTTGTCGAGGAAGCGCGCATAGACGTCGTTGTCGAAGAAGAACTGGGTGATCGCCCGCGTCGCGCCGGCGTCGACCTTCGCCTTCAGCACGTCGATGTCTGCGTCGATCGAGGCGGACTCGGGGTGGCCTTCGGGATAGGCCGAGACCGAGATCTCGAAATCGCCGATGCGCCTCAGGCCGGTCACGAGCTCGGTCGAGCTGCGGTAGCCGTCGGCATGCGGCACGTAGGCCGTGCCCGGCCCCGTCTGCGGGTCGCCGCGCAGCGCCACGATATGGCGCACGCCGCACTCCCAGTAGTCGCGCGCCACGGCATCGACCTCGTCCTTCGTGGCGGCGACGCAGGTGATGTGGGCGGCCGGGCGCACATGCGTCTCGCTGATGATGCGATCGACGGTGGCGTGGGTGCGCTCGCGCGTCTTGCCGCCGGCGCCGTAGGTGACGGAGACGAAGCTCGGGTTCAGCGGCGCGAGCCGGCGGATCGACTCCCACAGCGTCGCTTCCATCTCGGGCGTCGCCGGCGGGAAGAACTCGAACGAGACGTTGAAGCGCGGACGATGGCCGCGGCTGAGACGGGTCATGGCGGCCGACTGCATCTTAGGCGATTTCCAGCATGGTGAGGGAAGCGCGTCGGACTGGATGCGGCGATCGCGCCCCAGCCACAGCGAAACGGTGAGCGTGCCGGCGCCTTCCGGCGCGAGGTCGCGGGTGAGGGTCACGTCGAGCCCGGCGTCCGCCATCACGGCGGCGATCTCGTCGTGCGAGAAGCCGAGCCGGCGATGCGCATGCGCGGCGCGCAGGCTCTCCTCCTGGTGCGGCGCGAAGTCGACGACGAGCAGGCGCCCGCCGGGGTGCAGCGTGCGTGCCGCCTCGCGCAGCGCCCGCGAGGGATCGTCGAGGTAGTGCAGCACCTGATGCACGATGACGAGGTCGAACGCGTCGCGCTCGACCGGCAGCGCGAAGATGTCGCCCTGGCGAAGCTGCGCGTTGCGCAGCCCGGCGCGGCCGAGGCGATCGCGGGCGATGCCGAGCATCTGCGGCGACTGGTCGATCCCGAGCGCGCGATCGGCTTGCGGCGCCAGCAGCTCCAGCATGCGGCCGGTGCCGGTGCCGACGTCGAGAAGGCTGCCGATCGGCGCGTCGCCGACCGCCGCGCGGATCGCCGCCTCGACCTTGTCCTCGGCGACATGCATGGCGCGCAGCTCGTCCCAGTTCGCGGCATGGGTGGCGAAATAGCCGGCGGCCTGCGCGGCGCGGGCGCGGCGCACCTCGCCGAGCCGCGCGCGATCGGCGGCGAGCACCGGGTCGGCCGGGTCGGCCGCGGCGACGATCTCGCGCGCGAGATGTGCCGCGGTGCCGGACTGCGCGACGAGGAGGAAAACCCAGGCGCCCTCGCGGTGGCGCTCGACGAGGCCGGCCTCGACGAGCAGCTTGAGGTGGCGCGAGATGCGCGGCTGCGACTGGCGCAGGATGGCGACAAGCTCGCTCACCGTCAGCTCCGCGTCGCAGAGCAGCGCCAGCAGGCGCAGACGCGTCGGCTCGCCCGCCGCGGTGAGCGCGGCGAGGACGCTGTCGAAGGATGTGTGCCGGATGCTCGCCCCGCTCATGAGACGAGATATAAACATATCTTTATATCTGTAAAGCGGTGCGTGACCCGCCGGCACGTTTTCCGGCTCAGCAGCCCTTGCAGATGCTCTTGTCGATGGCGTTGTCCTGGTTCTGGATGCCGCGATCGAGCGGTGTCGTCCCGCCGGACTGCGACCGGCCGGGGTTCGGCACCGTGGCGCCGGTCCCGGTGATGTACTTGTCGTGGGCGTAGGGGTCGGCGTGGCCGGGCGCGGTGTCGGACGGCGGCGTCTGGGCAAGGGCGGCGAAGGCCATGCAGACCATCGCTGTCGAGACGAGGATGGGTCGTGCGATCGCCATGAGTTCGCTCCTCTTTGGCCGGACGTGCCCGGCGCGCCAACGAGAGGCCGGATCGTATCGTCGGTTGAAGCGATGCGATAGACTTTTTGGCGGTGTGAAGAAGCCGGCCCACGCATGCCGACTACGATCATGTCGAGGTTGCGAAGGTGACGTATGAGCCGTGACCTGAAGCCCATCCGAACTGCTGCCGAGCATGAAGCGGCACTCGCCGAAGTCGAGCGATTGTGGGGCGCGCCGGCCGGCACGCCGGAGGGCGACCGGCTCGACGTCCTCGCGACTTTGATCGACGCCTACGAAACGGCGAATGTCCCGATGGACGCGCCCGACCCGATCGAAGCCATCCGCTTTCGGATGGAACAGCTTCCGCGGATATCTTGAGCCAGCCGAGCCGCGGCGCCGCTGCCTGAAGAGCGGCGCAGGAGCCGCGTCAAGAACCGACGCGGCCGTTCTGCGCTGGCGCGCGCGCGTCGCCGAACACCCGCGCGAAAATCGCGTCGACGTTCTTCAAATGGTAGCCGAGGTCGAAGAGCGCCTCGAGCTCCTCCGCCGACAGCGCCTTGCGCACGTCGGGGTCGGCGAGGAGCAGCGGCAGGAACTCGCCCTCCCCGCGCCACACCGGCATGGCGTTGCGCTGGACCAGCGCGTAGGCGTCCTCGCGCGACACGCCCTTCTGCGTCAGCGCGAGCAGCACGCGCTGCGAATGGATCAAGCCGCCGAGCCGGTCGAGGTTCTTCTGCATGTTGGCGGGGTAGACGACGAGCTTCTCGATGACGCCCGTCATCCGCGCCAGCGCGAAGTCGAGCGTCACCGTGGCGTCGGGGCCGATCATCCGCTCGACGGACGAGTGCGAGATGTCGCGCTCGTGCCAGAGCGCGACGTTCTCCATCGCCGGGACCGCCATGCCGCGCACGAGGCGCGCGAGGCCGGTGACGTTCTCGGTGAGCACGGGGTTCCGCTTGTGCGGCATCGCCGACGAGCCCTTCTGGCCCTCGGAGAAGAACTCCTCCGCCTCCAGCACCTCGGTGCGCTGCAGGTGGCGGATCTCGATCGCCAGCCGCTCGAGGCTCGAGGCGACGACGCCGAGCGTGGCGAAGAACATCGCGTGGCGGTCGCGCGGGATCACCTGCGTCGAGATCGGCTCGACCGCGAGGCCCATCTTGGCGGCGACATGCGCCTCGACGCGCGGATCGATGTTGGCGTAGGTGCCCACCGCCCCGGAGATCGCGCAGGTCGCGACCTCCTTGCGCGCCGCGACCAGCCGCTCGCGGCAGCGCGCGAACTCGGCATAGGCCTGCGCGAGCTTCAGCCCGAAGGTGACGGGCTCGGCGTGGATGCCGTGCGAGCGGCCGATCGTCGGCGTCATCTTGTGCTCGAGCGCCCGCGCCTTCAGCGCCGCCAGCAGCGCATCGACATCGGCGATGAGGATGTCGGCCGCGCGCGTGAGCTGCACGGCGAGGCAGGTGTCGAGCACGTCGGACGAGGTCATGCCCTGGTGCACGAAGCGCGAGTCGGGCCCGATGAACTCGGCGAGATGGGTGAGAAAGGCGATGACGTCGTGCTTCGTCACGCGCTCGATCTCGTCGATGCGCGCGACGTCGAAGGTGACGTGGCCGGCCTTTTCCCAGATCGCCGCGGCGCTCTCCTTCGGGATCACCCCGATCTCGGCCAGCGCGTCGCAGGCGTGCGCCTCGATCTCGAACCAGATGCGGAACCGCGTCTGCGGCTCCCAGACCTGAACCATCTCGGGGCGGGAATAGCGGGGGATCATGGGCCAAGTTCTCGAAAAGCTCTTCTCCCGCCTGCAGGAGAAGGTGGCGCCGCGAAGCGGGGTCGGATGAGGGGTCCAGTCGCTCGGCTCGATGCGTTTCGGAGACGCGGCCAAGCCCCTCATCCGACCCGACTGCGTCGGGCCACCTTCTCCTGCAGGCGGGAGAAGTAGGGCGCGCTGGCCTTACGCCAATTCGTTCTCCTCAACTAGTGTGCTAGCTGCTCCCGCCCCGAGGAGCCCACATGACCGATCTCGCCGCGGCCTACGCGCACTGCGAGGCCGAGGTTCGCCGCGACGATCCCGACCGCTGGATCGCCAGCCTGTACTGGCCGGCCGCGGCGCGGCCGCACGCGCACGCTCTGCTCGCTTTCTCGCTCGAGATCGCCCGCGTGCGGGAGACCGTGTCCGAGCCGATGCCGGGCGAGATCCGCTACCAGTGGTGGCGCGATGCGATCGAGGCCCGCCAGAGCGGCGGCAACCCCATTGCCGAGGCGCTGATCGATACGATCGCCCGCTTCAACCTCGACGCGGAGCGGCTGCTGGCGCTGATCGAGGCGCGCAGCTTCGATCTCTACGACGACCCGATGCCGTCGGAGGACGCGCTGGAAGGCTACCTGCGCGACACCTCGAGCGTGCTGTTCGAGGCGATCGCGCGCGTGCTGGCGCGCGGCCGCCTCGCGCCGCCCTGCGTCGACGAGGCCGGCCGCGCCTACGCCCTCACCGGGCTGCTGCGCGCCCTGCCCTGGCAGGTGATGCGCGGCCAGCTCTTCCTGCCGCTCGACCTGCTCGCCCGCATCCAGCTGCCGCCGGAGGAGGTGCTGGCGCACCGCAACTCGCCGGCCCTCGGCCTGGTGCTCAACGCGCTGCGCGCGCGGGTGCGCAACCACCTCGACGCGATGACGGCCGGCTTGCCGGCCGCCGGGCCGGCCGCCGCCGCCTGCCTGCCGGCGTTCCTGTGCGAGCCGTACCTGCGCCGTATGGAGGCGCCGGGGCTCAACCCCTTCGAGACACCGATCGAGCTGCCGCGCTGGCGGCGGCAGTGGGTGCTGTGGCGGGCGGCGCGGGGGCTTTGACGGGATCCCCTTCTCCCCTTGCGGGAGAAGGTGGCGCGAAGCGCCGGATGAGGGGTCGCTCGATCTCGCCGTCAAGTCTCGCCGGCGAGATCGTGCCAGATCGTATCGCCGACCTCGCGCGGCCGCGCCAGAATGTCTGCATTCCAGAAGCGGCGCACGCGGAAGCCTTGCGACTTGAGCCAGCGATCCCTCACCTCGTCGCGCTCGCTCTCGTCATGCTGCGACCCGTCCGCCTCGACGACGAGCCGACGCTCGAAGCAGACGAAGTCGAGGATGTAGGGGCCAAGCGGCACCTGGCGGCGGAACTTGAAGCCGCTGAACCGGCGGTCCCGCAGCACGAGCCAGAGCTTGCGTTCCGCCTCCGTTGGCGCCGAGCGCATGCGCTTGGCGAAGCCGCGGAGGTGCTGTGACACTCTCGGCGGGTCATTCGGCATCGACCCCTCATCCGCCCTTCGGGCACCTTCTCCCGCAAGGGGAGAAGGGGCTCACGTCCGGTCCCCTCAATGCCGCGCCATCCGGTTCCAGGCGTCGAGCCCGGCGATCTTGTAGGCCTCGGCGAGCGTCGGATAGTTGAACGTGTTCTCGATGAAGAACTCGATCGTCCCCTTCAAGTTGAGCACCGCCTGGCCGATGTGGATCAGCTCGGTCGCGCCCTCGCCGATGATGTGCGCGCCGAGGAGGCGCCGCGTCTCCATCGAGAAGATCAGCTTCATCATGCCCTGGCGCAGGCCCATGATCTGGCCGCGCGAGGTCTCGCGGAAGCGGGCGATGCCGCACTCGTAGGAGATGCCGGCCTTGCGCACGTCCTCCTCCGACATGCCGACGGTCGAGATCTCCGGCACCGAGTAGATGCCGTAGGGAAAGCCCTCCGGCGTGTGCGAGACCGGCAGGCCGAAGGCGTGGCAGGCGGCGAGGCGTCCCTGCTCCATCGAGGTCGAGGCGAGGCTCGGGAAGCCGATCACGTCGCCGGCGGCATAGATGTGCGGCACGGAGGTCTGCAGCGATTTCGGGTCGACCGTAAGGCGCCCGCGCTTGTCGGCGACGAGCCCGGTCGCCTCGATGTTGAGCTCGTCCGTCGCGCCGACGCGGCCGGCCGCATAGAGCAGCATCTCGGTCTGCACGACCTGGCCGTTGGCGAGCGTCACCATCGGGTTGCCGCGCTCGCTGATCGCGATCTGCGCGACGGCGGAGCCGAGCCGAATCTGCAGCTTGCGGTCGCGCATCTCGTGGATCAGCTCGTCGATCAGCTCCTTGTCGATGAAGTCGAGAAAGCTGTTGCGCGGCTCGATCAGCGTGACGGCGACGTCGAGCGCCGAAAAGATCGTCGCGTACTCGACGCCGATAACGCCGGCGCCGACGACGGCGAGGCTGCGCGGCAGGCGCTTCAGGTCGACGATCTCGTCGGAATCCAGGACGTTCGTGCCGTTGAACGGCACGGTGTCGGGGCGGAACGG
This Beijerinckiaceae bacterium RH AL1 DNA region includes the following protein-coding sequences:
- a CDS encoding VapC toxin family PIN domain ribonuclease (ID:RHAL1_02625;~source:Prodigal:2.6); the encoded protein is MFVLDASVTMRWYFEAGSHPRADAILDRLASFADTAVVPTIWRYEVSAVLARAQSKDGASAEDASEFLDDLGYLPIQIDSDALIFEHVHGIATKFRLTTYDAAYLELARRKQLPLASLDTKLVAACRLAGVPLL
- a CDS encoding exported protein of unknown function (ID:RHAL1_02626;~source:Prodigal:2.6); translated protein: MRRLLNGLVLAASLVLCGCAIRQPPPPGVVAAPAGMTSGPACRVFDEDMFGRRYCRVRYVYGSGS
- a CDS encoding N-acetylmuramoyl-L-alanine amidase (ID:RHAL1_02627;~source:Prodigal:2.6); its protein translation is MTALLQPDSALVAELAPSPNFGDRRGKPIDALILHYTGMATGAGALARLTDASSGVSCHYLVWEDGRIVQLVAEAARAWHAGRSFWAGEDDMNSVSIGIEMVNGGSIGGSPPYPAAQVEAVAALAKDICRRRGIAPHRVLGHSDIAPDRKDDPGAWFPWPVLAAQDVGLWFDPPPPDATAHLAPGATGDAVRRLQAMLADIGYGCPVTGHFDVTTEAAVTAFQRHWRPARVDGRLDSSTQTAMAAAWDIIPRR
- a CDS encoding exported protein of unknown function (ID:RHAL1_02628;~source:Prodigal:2.6) — protein: MKLKMLGLLGALIFAAPVAAVAAPAGGLTAESAAPAIVAPAVDTNAAATPGTSAKIEKVWWRRGWGWRGYGWRGYGWRGYGWGWRGYGWRRPYWGWRRRYWW
- the metH gene encoding homocysteine-N5-methyltetrahydrofolate transmethylase, B12-dependent (ID:RHAL1_02629;~source:Prodigal:2.6); translated protein: MSDKTSEIRQALLDAARERILVLDGAMGTMIQQHRFTEEQFRGERFKDWKQDVRGNNDLLILTQPQAIEDIHYAYAKAGADLVATNTFSSTTIAQADYGMEELVPELNREGARLSRNACDRATKEDGKRRFVVGSLGPTNRTASISPDVNNPGFRAVTFDALRDAYAEAAKGLIEGGADILVIETIFDTLNAKAAFAGIEAAYAELGCDLPIMVSGTITDLSGRTLSGQTPTAFWTSMEHVKPLSVGLNCALGAREMRAHLAELSRVADTLICAYPNAGLPNEFGLYDESPEYMAGLVKEFAESGLVNILGGCCGTTPEHIAAIAKAIEGIKPREVPTIEPRLRLSGLEPFTLTSDIRFVNVGERTNVTGSAKFRKLIKEGQLAEALDVARDQVANGAQVIDINMDEGLLDSEKAMVDYLNLVAAEPDIARVPIMIDSSKFAIIEAGLKCVQGKAVVNSISMKEGEEKFIADARTVRRYGAAVVVMAFDEKGQADTKDRKVEICSRAYKILTEVVGFPPQDIIFDPNIFAVATGIEEHNNYGVDFIEAAREIRKRHPLVHISGGVSNLSFSFRGNERVREAMHSVFLYHAIAAGMDMGIVNAGQLGVYEDIEPTLREACEDVVLNRREDATERLLELAESFKGKGAEKQGKDLAWREAPVAKRLQHALVNGITEFVEEDTEEARGMSSRTLDVIEGPLMDGMNVVGDLFGSGKMFLPQVVKSARVMKKAVAYLLPYMEEEKKRAEAEGKIDKRGKGKILMATVKGDVHDIGKNIVGVVLACNNYDIIDLGVMVPAKKILDTAREHDVDAIGLSGLITPSLEEMSFVAAEMEREGFDIPLLIGGATTSRVHTAVKIHPNYKRGQAVYVTDASRAVGVVQSLLTESQRDKYVETIRAEYQKVAEAHAKGERDKARLPLAKARANAPKIDWASYDPPKPVFTGTRVMSAPDIADLARYIDWTPFFHTWEMKGRYPALLDDPERGEAARALFDDAQAMVKKIVEERWFDPKGVIGFWPANAVGDDIELYTGESRGERLATLHTLRQQLIKRDGRANVALSDYLAPKDSGKADYIGGFVVTAGANEERISERFSRANDDYSSIMVKALADRIAEAFAEWMHERVRREFWAYETGPALSAEELLEETYRGIRPAPGYPSQPDHTEKVTLFDLLKAERRVGVKLTESYAMWPGSSVSGLYLAHPEAAYFGVAKIERDQVEDYARRKGMDVAEMERWLAPILNYDPVAEQAVAAE
- the ubiE_1 gene encoding Ubiquinone/menaquinone biosynthesis C-methyltransferase UbiE (ID:RHAL1_02630;~source:Prodigal:2.6), whose product is MSGASIRHTSFDSVLAALTAAGEPTRLRLLALLCDAELTVSELVAILRQSQPRISRHLKLLVEAGLVERHREGAWVFLLVAQSGTAAHLAREIVAAADPADPVLAADRARLGEVRRARAAQAAGYFATHAANWDELRAMHVAEDKVEAAIRAAVGDAPIGSLLDVGTGTGRMLELLAPQADRALGIDQSPQMLGIARDRLGRAGLRNAQLRQGDIFALPVERDAFDLVIVHQVLHYLDDPSRALREAARTLHPGGRLLVVDFAPHQEESLRAAHAHRRLGFSHDEIAAVMADAGLDVTLTRDLAPEGAGTLTVSLWLGRDRRIQSDALPSPCWKSPKMQSAAMTRLSRGHRPRFNVSFEFFPPATPEMEATLWESIRRLAPLNPSFVSVTYGAGGKTRERTHATVDRIISETHVRPAAHITCVAATKDEVDAVARDYWECGVRHIVALRGDPQTGPGTAYVPHADGYRSSTELVTGLRRIGDFEISVSAYPEGHPESASIDADIDVLKAKVDAGATRAITQFFFDNDVYARFLDKVRAKGINIPIVPGIVPVQNFKQTAGFAKRAGASVPAWLAERFEGLDDDPATRRLVAATVAAEQVLDLVDRGIYNFHFYTMNRADLVYAICHLLGMRPVYREQKAA